One window from the genome of Bacillus weihaiensis encodes:
- a CDS encoding biotin-dependent carboxyltransferase family protein: MSIKIIRPGLFTTIQDLGRYGYQKFGVIASGAMDTYSLRVANILVGNHEGEAAIEMTLNGPKLLFEQDQLIAITGGDLTPTIDGKAVPLWRPVYVEKGSELKFGAPKIGCRAYLAVAGGMAVEEVMKSKSTYTRAGIGGYEGRALQAGDVVATNPTSHHVRLFMNKLKNKQPSLPFQSTNWFVNWNEFLPLSRKNFIRTLPGAQFHQFTTQSKNKFFTEGFKVLPQSDRMGYKLSGPTLKLKGKVEMLSEAVVHGTIQIPPDGQPIILLADRQTTGGYPKLAQIASVDLSLVAQIKPGEQIQFTDITIEDAEHLYLEREERFKQLVGSIHYSLREQIL, from the coding sequence ATGAGTATAAAGATTATACGTCCGGGATTATTCACAACGATTCAAGATTTAGGAAGATACGGATATCAAAAATTCGGTGTTATTGCTAGTGGAGCAATGGATACCTATTCCTTAAGGGTCGCAAATATATTGGTTGGTAATCACGAAGGAGAAGCCGCTATAGAAATGACACTAAATGGACCTAAGCTTCTTTTTGAACAAGATCAGCTTATTGCCATTACTGGTGGAGATTTAACACCTACCATTGATGGAAAGGCCGTTCCATTATGGCGTCCAGTTTATGTGGAAAAAGGGAGTGAACTAAAATTCGGAGCTCCAAAAATCGGATGTCGTGCTTACCTTGCTGTGGCTGGTGGTATGGCTGTTGAAGAAGTGATGAAGAGTAAAAGTACGTATACAAGGGCTGGAATAGGTGGGTATGAGGGTCGTGCTCTGCAAGCAGGTGATGTTGTAGCAACAAATCCCACCTCTCACCACGTTCGTCTTTTCATGAATAAACTAAAAAACAAGCAACCCTCATTACCATTTCAATCAACGAACTGGTTTGTAAATTGGAATGAATTTCTCCCCCTTTCAAGGAAAAATTTCATTCGCACTTTACCAGGAGCGCAATTTCACCAATTCACAACTCAAAGTAAAAATAAATTTTTCACAGAAGGATTTAAAGTGTTACCTCAATCTGATCGAATGGGGTATAAATTGTCAGGACCTACACTTAAATTAAAGGGAAAAGTAGAGATGCTTTCAGAGGCTGTTGTTCATGGTACAATTCAAATTCCGCCTGATGGTCAGCCAATTATCCTCCTTGCAGACCGTCAAACAACAGGGGGATATCCAAAGCTTGCTCAAATTGCCTCTGTAGATTTATCTCTTGTAGCCCAAATAAAGCCCGGGGAACAAATTCAATTTACTGATATAACAATAGAGGATGCTGAACATTTATATCTTGAACGGGAGGAACGATTTAAGCAATTAGTAGGGAGTATACACTATTCATTAAGGGAGCAAATTTTATAG
- a CDS encoding CTP synthase, with product MTKYIFVTGGVVSSLGKGITAASLGRLLKNRGISVTIQKFDPYINVDPGTMSPYQHGEVFVTGDGAETDLDLGHYERFIDENLTKFNNVTTGRIYSTVLKKERRGDYLGGTVQVIPHITNEIKDRVFRAGKETGADVVITEIGGTVGDIESLPFLEAIRQVKSDVGRENVMYIHCTLVPYIKAAGEMKTKPTQHSVKELRSLGIQPNVIVVRTEQPISQDMKDKIALFCDIDKNAVIECQDADTLYSIPLALQEQNLDTITCNHLKLDCNEADMTEWKELVKKVTNLSKTTKIALVGKYVELQDAYISVVEALRHAGYEYDADIDIKWVNAETLSEANLKAELEDVDGILVPGGFGDRGVEGKILATTYARVNKVPFLGICLGMQVASIEYARNVLGLKGANSSEIDPSTEFPVIDLLPEQKDIEDLGGTLRLGLSPSKLIEGTRAYEAYQDEVIYERHRHRYEFNNEYRQAMEEAGFVFSGTTPDGRLVEIIEIKDHPWFVASQFHPEFTSRPTRPQPLFRDFVHASLTAAE from the coding sequence ATGACAAAGTATATTTTCGTAACAGGTGGAGTTGTTTCATCTTTAGGTAAAGGAATTACAGCTGCATCTTTAGGTAGGTTATTAAAAAACCGTGGGATTAGTGTAACAATTCAAAAATTTGATCCTTATATCAATGTTGATCCAGGAACAATGAGTCCATATCAGCATGGTGAAGTATTTGTTACTGGAGACGGTGCGGAAACAGACTTAGATTTAGGACATTATGAGCGTTTTATTGACGAGAACTTAACAAAATTCAACAATGTAACAACTGGTAGAATTTATTCAACGGTTTTAAAGAAAGAACGTCGTGGAGATTATCTGGGTGGGACTGTTCAGGTTATTCCTCATATCACGAACGAGATTAAAGATCGTGTCTTCCGTGCAGGAAAAGAAACGGGAGCAGATGTTGTTATTACAGAGATTGGTGGAACAGTAGGTGACATCGAATCATTACCATTCCTTGAAGCTATTCGCCAAGTGAAAAGTGATGTAGGTCGTGAAAATGTCATGTACATCCACTGTACACTTGTTCCTTATATTAAAGCTGCAGGTGAAATGAAGACAAAGCCTACACAACACAGTGTGAAAGAGCTAAGAAGCTTAGGAATTCAACCAAATGTTATTGTTGTTCGTACAGAGCAGCCAATCTCTCAAGACATGAAGGACAAAATTGCTCTTTTCTGTGATATTGATAAAAATGCAGTAATCGAGTGTCAAGATGCAGATACATTATATAGCATTCCATTAGCTCTTCAAGAACAAAATCTAGATACAATTACATGCAATCACTTAAAGCTAGATTGTAATGAAGCGGACATGACAGAATGGAAAGAGCTTGTTAAGAAAGTAACAAATCTATCTAAAACAACGAAAATCGCACTTGTTGGTAAGTATGTAGAACTACAGGATGCGTACATTTCTGTTGTTGAAGCACTTCGTCATGCAGGCTATGAATATGATGCAGATATCGATATTAAATGGGTAAACGCTGAAACTCTTTCAGAAGCAAATTTAAAAGCAGAGCTTGAAGACGTAGATGGCATTTTAGTACCAGGCGGGTTTGGTGACCGTGGTGTTGAAGGGAAAATTCTTGCAACAACCTATGCTCGTGTAAATAAAGTACCATTCCTAGGAATTTGTCTTGGTATGCAGGTTGCGTCAATTGAATACGCACGTAATGTACTTGGTTTAAAAGGAGCAAACTCATCTGAAATTGATCCTTCTACTGAGTTCCCAGTTATTGATCTGCTTCCAGAACAAAAGGATATTGAAGACTTAGGTGGAACATTACGCCTAGGGTTATCACCAAGTAAGCTAATCGAAGGAACTCGTGCTTATGAAGCGTACCAAGATGAAGTGATTTATGAACGTCACCGTCATCGTTATGAGTTCAACAATGAGTATCGTCAAGCGATGGAAGAAGCAGGCTTTGTGTTCTCAGGGACAACTCCAGATGGACGTTTAGTAGAAATCATTGAGATTAAGGATCACCCATGGTTTGTTGCATCTCAATTCCATCCAGAATTCACATCAAGACCAACAAGACCGCAGCCACTATTCCGTGACTTTGTTCATGCTTCATTAACGGCTGCTGAATAA
- a CDS encoding ABC transporter substrate-binding protein yields MKSKKKWLASGLSLALAFSLAACSGGEKESSSEGEGNEKVELNFWAFGATGYEDLVKEYQEENPNVTIKFKSSETAEHHDALFTALSAGSGAPDIAMLEVDQFDRFKAAQDRFENLYDLGAKDVQDQYLDWKWNAGENAEGDFLFGLPTDIGPKALYYRSDVFEEAGLPTEPAEVEALINTPEAFKEAGLQVKEKTGKPFVDSIEMAYRAYLDPAVESYLNPEGEVIIDKEGSAVKKAYDYAVELNEAGIVGKFEMWSPEWSNAVNTGEFAAELGAGWLKGWMEGNAPDASGNFRVATLPTEFAANWGGSYIAIPSETENAQAAYDFVEWLVSPENQLKSFQSNGLFPSAPAVYEMEEFTANEDEFFGGQVTSEVFAKAAQDIDGAVFKGEKYFPVHNEVLNALKNVQEGADPEKEWEAAVKRSKDLVSR; encoded by the coding sequence ATGAAAAGCAAGAAAAAATGGCTAGCTTCAGGTTTATCTTTGGCTTTAGCATTTTCGTTAGCTGCATGTAGTGGTGGGGAGAAAGAATCTAGTTCAGAAGGAGAAGGTAATGAAAAAGTTGAACTAAACTTCTGGGCGTTTGGTGCTACTGGTTACGAAGATCTAGTGAAAGAATATCAAGAAGAAAATCCTAATGTAACAATTAAATTTAAGTCATCTGAAACAGCTGAACACCATGATGCGTTATTCACAGCATTATCAGCTGGTAGTGGTGCTCCAGATATTGCTATGCTAGAGGTTGATCAATTTGATCGTTTCAAAGCAGCACAAGATCGCTTTGAGAATTTATATGATCTTGGGGCAAAAGATGTGCAAGATCAGTATCTAGATTGGAAATGGAATGCTGGGGAAAATGCGGAAGGTGACTTCTTATTCGGTCTTCCAACTGATATTGGACCTAAAGCATTATACTACCGTTCTGATGTATTCGAAGAAGCTGGACTACCTACAGAGCCTGCGGAAGTAGAAGCACTTATTAATACTCCTGAAGCATTCAAAGAGGCTGGGTTACAAGTGAAAGAGAAAACGGGTAAACCTTTTGTAGATAGTATTGAAATGGCTTACAGAGCTTACCTTGATCCTGCGGTTGAAAGTTATTTAAACCCAGAAGGTGAAGTTATTATCGATAAAGAAGGTAGTGCGGTTAAAAAGGCATATGATTATGCTGTTGAATTAAACGAAGCTGGTATTGTTGGTAAGTTTGAAATGTGGTCTCCTGAGTGGTCTAATGCCGTTAATACTGGTGAATTTGCAGCGGAATTAGGCGCTGGATGGTTAAAAGGTTGGATGGAAGGTAATGCACCAGATGCTTCTGGTAACTTTAGAGTAGCTACATTACCAACTGAATTTGCAGCGAACTGGGGCGGTTCTTACATCGCAATTCCAAGTGAAACTGAAAATGCACAGGCTGCTTATGATTTTGTTGAATGGTTAGTATCACCTGAAAATCAATTAAAATCTTTCCAAAGTAATGGATTATTCCCATCTGCACCAGCGGTATATGAAATGGAAGAATTTACGGCTAACGAAGATGAATTCTTTGGTGGTCAAGTAACATCAGAAGTATTCGCAAAGGCTGCTCAAGATATCGATGGAGCAGTATTCAAAGGGGAAAAATATTTCCCAGTACACAATGAAGTGTTAAATGCCCTTAAGAACGTTCAAGAAGGGGCTGATCCTGAAAAAGAATGGGAAGCAGCTGTTAAACGTTCGAAAGATTTAGTAAGCCGTTAA
- a CDS encoding LamB/YcsF family protein encodes MYQIDLNCDLGESFGEYTIGQDEEILPFITSANIACGFHAGDPSVMKKTVQLALKNKVRIGAHPGLPDLVGFGRRHMTITPQEAYDIVVYQIGALSGFIKAEGERMQHVKPHGALYNMAVMNRALSEAIAEAVYHVDPQLILFGLAGSELVKAGERIGLKTANEVFSDRTYQEDGTLTPRTHTNALIHTFEDSVSQVIRMIKEGKVRSIQGSDVAVKAETICIHGDRPEALHFAKNLREAFLSEGIKSKAFL; translated from the coding sequence ATGTATCAAATTGATCTAAATTGTGATTTAGGGGAAAGCTTTGGCGAATATACTATTGGACAGGATGAAGAAATCCTTCCTTTCATTACCTCAGCTAATATTGCTTGTGGGTTTCATGCTGGAGATCCTTCAGTGATGAAGAAAACTGTCCAACTAGCCCTAAAAAATAAGGTAAGAATCGGTGCTCATCCAGGTCTTCCTGACTTAGTAGGATTTGGTCGTCGTCACATGACAATAACACCACAGGAAGCTTATGACATTGTTGTTTATCAAATCGGGGCACTTTCCGGCTTTATAAAAGCAGAGGGAGAAAGAATGCAACACGTTAAACCACATGGAGCTTTATATAATATGGCTGTTATGAATAGAGCTTTATCTGAAGCAATAGCTGAAGCTGTTTATCATGTCGATCCACAACTCATTTTATTTGGTCTGGCCGGGAGTGAATTGGTTAAAGCAGGTGAAAGAATCGGGCTAAAAACAGCGAATGAAGTATTCTCCGACCGTACCTATCAAGAGGATGGTACCTTAACACCACGAACTCACACGAATGCACTTATTCACACATTCGAAGATTCTGTTTCACAGGTTATCCGCATGATTAAGGAAGGCAAGGTACGTTCCATCCAAGGAAGTGATGTAGCAGTTAAGGCAGAAACGATTTGCATACATGGAGATCGTCCAGAGGCTCTTCATTTTGCGAAGAATCTAAGAGAAGCCTTTCTTTCTGAGGGAATTAAATCGAAGGCATTTCTTTAA
- a CDS encoding carbohydrate ABC transporter permease — MGDAAGTKKFSIGRIAIYAFLTLASLFSLFPFYWMFVMATRPSAAYNSIPPTITPGNLLVENFQKVLGAIDFFQAMLNTLILCTSVTIVVLIISSLAGFAFAKFKFPGKNAFFVAILLTMVIPPQLGLIPQYYLISKAGLLDTLQGVAILFFLNPLGIFLMRQYISNSVPDELIEAAKLDGCSNFRIYRSIVLPIILPAFATLGIIVFTAVWGEFLWQFTILRDPEMYTIQVALATLSNTFNVDFGMILSGVFWATVPLLIIFLLFNRLFISSITDGAVK; from the coding sequence ATGGGTGATGCAGCTGGTACAAAAAAGTTTTCAATAGGTAGAATCGCTATTTATGCCTTTTTAACTTTAGCTTCCTTGTTTTCCCTATTCCCTTTTTATTGGATGTTTGTTATGGCAACACGACCAAGTGCTGCTTATAACTCGATTCCACCAACCATTACACCAGGTAATCTCTTAGTGGAGAACTTTCAAAAGGTGTTAGGGGCAATTGACTTCTTTCAAGCGATGCTAAATACGCTGATTCTTTGTACATCCGTAACAATTGTGGTGTTAATCATCAGCTCATTAGCAGGATTTGCCTTTGCGAAGTTTAAATTCCCAGGGAAGAATGCATTCTTTGTGGCTATTTTATTAACAATGGTAATCCCTCCACAATTGGGGTTGATCCCTCAGTACTATTTAATATCTAAAGCGGGTCTTTTAGATACGTTGCAAGGGGTCGCGATCTTATTCTTCTTGAATCCATTAGGAATTTTCTTAATGAGACAATATATTAGTAATTCAGTTCCAGATGAACTAATTGAGGCAGCGAAGCTAGATGGATGTTCTAACTTTAGAATTTATCGAAGCATTGTTTTACCGATCATTCTTCCGGCGTTTGCGACATTAGGAATTATCGTCTTCACAGCTGTTTGGGGAGAATTCTTATGGCAGTTTACTATTTTAAGAGATCCAGAAATGTATACGATTCAAGTGGCATTAGCTACTTTAAGTAACACGTTTAATGTGGACTTTGGTATGATTCTATCCGGAGTATTCTGGGCAACAGTACCGTTATTAATTATCTTCCTTCTGTTTAACAGACTCTTTATCTCAAGTATTACAGATGGTGCAGTTAAATAA
- a CDS encoding carbohydrate ABC transporter permease gives MVSANEKVVKKKRFLSEEKKDRISAYLYISPFFIIFAVIGLYPALYSMYLAFQKWNGLSPMEFVGLNNFKIVLMDPLFWKSLYNTIIIGLMGTAPQLVVGIILAFLLNLSFLRFRNFFRVTIFMPYITSMVAVALIFSVLFSNHESSLANYVLGVFGFDPVNWGASEWGTKIAISVMVFWRWVGYNTIIYLAGLQSISNDLYEAATIDGANKFQQLLYITMPMLKPFIILTVFFSTVGALQLFAEPTVFLGASAFTRDEAMTVVMYLYRDAFKLQSFGTASATAIILLFIIIIFSALNTFLTSGVGRKKGEAK, from the coding sequence ATGGTTTCTGCGAATGAGAAAGTCGTAAAAAAGAAAAGGTTCTTATCTGAAGAAAAGAAAGACAGGATCTCTGCTTATCTTTATATTTCACCTTTCTTTATCATATTTGCCGTCATTGGGTTATATCCAGCATTATACAGTATGTATCTTGCGTTTCAAAAATGGAATGGATTAAGTCCTATGGAATTTGTAGGGTTAAATAACTTTAAAATTGTTTTAATGGACCCGCTTTTTTGGAAATCTTTATATAACACAATCATCATTGGCTTAATGGGGACTGCTCCTCAATTAGTAGTTGGGATTATCCTTGCGTTCTTACTAAATCTATCGTTTCTCCGCTTTAGAAATTTCTTCAGAGTTACGATCTTCATGCCATACATTACGTCAATGGTAGCAGTGGCCCTCATTTTTAGTGTGTTGTTTAGTAATCACGAATCTTCACTAGCTAATTATGTACTAGGTGTTTTTGGTTTTGATCCAGTTAACTGGGGAGCTTCTGAATGGGGTACAAAAATTGCGATATCTGTCATGGTCTTTTGGAGGTGGGTTGGCTATAACACCATCATCTACCTGGCTGGTCTACAAAGTATTTCAAACGATCTTTATGAAGCTGCAACAATTGATGGAGCGAATAAGTTTCAACAATTACTCTATATTACAATGCCAATGTTAAAACCATTTATTATTTTAACCGTCTTTTTCTCAACAGTTGGGGCATTGCAATTGTTTGCTGAACCTACAGTATTCCTTGGGGCATCAGCGTTTACAAGAGATGAAGCAATGACGGTTGTTATGTATCTGTATCGTGATGCATTTAAATTACAGTCATTTGGTACAGCATCTGCAACAGCGATCATTTTACTATTTATTATCATCATCTTCTCTGCACTTAATACGTTCTTAACATCTGGTGTAGGTCGAAAAAAGGGGGAGGCTAAATAA
- a CDS encoding LacI family DNA-binding transcriptional regulator — MNLTIKDIAKMAGVSPGTVSKIINNYGGISDKTKKKVLDIIQDTGYQPTFSAKALATKKSNLIGLIYAGKVNVDFTHPFFNEVVTSFKKTIGMLGYDIIMFSNEQFYKDNGSYLARCRHFHVDGCVIIAGEEIEEAIYELVREDIPCMGIDLELNGPRSSFVMSDNVNLSRKVIQHFYLHGIRDIGFIGGNEDNTITKFREKGTRETMEQLGLTINEDWFQNGDFQEKSGYQAMNKILESKNHPRAVFAASDMMAFGAINAIREKGLRVPEDISVIGCDDIDACRHSSPRLTTVRQDKERLGKLAAYMLNDLINGKSELKPVFIDSELVIRESCKQ, encoded by the coding sequence ATGAATTTAACAATTAAAGATATTGCGAAAATGGCTGGAGTATCTCCGGGGACTGTATCAAAAATTATAAATAATTATGGTGGCATAAGTGATAAAACAAAGAAAAAGGTACTAGATATCATTCAAGATACGGGCTATCAGCCCACCTTTTCCGCAAAAGCACTTGCGACCAAAAAATCAAATCTAATTGGGTTGATTTATGCTGGGAAAGTAAATGTCGATTTTACACATCCTTTCTTCAATGAAGTTGTGACGTCGTTTAAAAAAACAATAGGCATGCTAGGATATGACATTATTATGTTTTCGAATGAACAGTTTTATAAAGATAATGGAAGTTATTTAGCGAGATGTCGACATTTTCATGTGGATGGTTGTGTCATTATAGCGGGTGAGGAAATAGAAGAAGCCATCTATGAGTTAGTTCGAGAAGACATACCATGTATGGGAATTGACCTTGAACTGAATGGCCCTAGATCAAGCTTTGTCATGAGTGATAATGTGAACTTATCCCGAAAGGTCATTCAGCACTTTTATTTACATGGTATAAGGGATATTGGATTTATTGGTGGAAACGAAGACAATACCATTACGAAGTTTCGTGAAAAAGGGACAAGAGAGACGATGGAGCAGCTAGGTCTTACCATTAATGAGGATTGGTTCCAAAATGGTGACTTCCAAGAAAAAAGTGGATATCAAGCAATGAATAAAATATTAGAATCTAAGAATCATCCACGGGCTGTATTCGCTGCGTCAGATATGATGGCTTTTGGAGCAATTAATGCTATTAGAGAAAAAGGCTTGAGAGTGCCGGAAGATATCTCTGTTATTGGTTGTGATGATATTGATGCGTGTAGGCACAGTAGTCCAAGGCTTACAACGGTGAGACAGGATAAAGAAAGGCTTGGAAAGCTTGCAGCATATATGTTAAATGATTTAATTAATGGAAAGTCGGAGCTAAAACCTGTTTTCATTGACTCAGAATTAGTCATTAGAGAGTCTTGTAAACAATAA
- a CDS encoding methyl-accepting chemotaxis protein encodes MKEVAGGAENQVTRASEANRVIQEISTGMTQAAYSIQAVSDLTIATNEKATTGQGIVSQTVVQMKDVQQKVQLTSHAMNTLSNKSNQIGQILSLITNVAEQTNLLALNAAIEAARAGEHGKGFAVVANEVRKLAEQSGQAADEIKKVIDEMQKEVEHALKSMTAGINAVNEGILMVNKTGNSFEKIVEMVADVSSQSQEVSAIVEQVNASTKSMVDLIEDIANISVFSAGNTEEVAASVEQQNIIMTTVTSSSEELSQKALALQELVKRFRV; translated from the coding sequence ATGAAGGAAGTAGCTGGTGGGGCTGAAAACCAAGTGACACGTGCGTCTGAGGCAAACCGTGTCATTCAAGAAATTTCAACAGGTATGACACAAGCAGCGTATTCTATACAAGCCGTTTCTGATCTTACAATCGCAACAAATGAGAAAGCCACAACTGGACAAGGTATTGTTTCGCAAACGGTTGTGCAAATGAAAGATGTGCAGCAAAAAGTTCAACTTACCTCTCATGCGATGAACACATTAAGTAATAAATCGAACCAAATTGGTCAAATTCTTTCTCTCATCACCAATGTGGCTGAACAAACAAATTTATTGGCATTAAATGCAGCTATTGAAGCAGCAAGAGCAGGTGAACATGGTAAAGGATTTGCCGTTGTAGCAAATGAAGTAAGGAAGCTTGCTGAACAATCAGGACAAGCAGCTGATGAAATTAAAAAAGTGATAGACGAAATGCAAAAGGAGGTTGAACATGCTCTAAAGTCTATGACAGCTGGGATCAATGCTGTGAATGAAGGGATTCTAATGGTCAATAAAACGGGTAATTCGTTTGAAAAGATTGTTGAAATGGTTGCCGATGTTTCCTCACAATCACAGGAAGTATCAGCGATTGTGGAGCAAGTAAATGCCAGTACGAAAAGTATGGTTGATTTAATAGAGGATATTGCGAATATATCTGTTTTTTCAGCAGGAAATACTGAAGAAGTAGCTGCATCGGTTGAACAGCAGAACATTATTATGACAACAGTTACTTCGTCTTCTGAGGAATTAAGTCAAAAGGCACTGGCATTACAAGAGTTAGTGAAAAGATTTAGAGTATAA
- a CDS encoding GH1 family beta-glucosidase, whose amino-acid sequence MAIIQFPKDMRWGAATASYQIEGAANEDGRGLSIWDTFSKTPGKVLNGDNGDVACDSYHRYEEDIALMKELGIDIYRFSIAWPRIFPNGTGEINKKGIQFYHDFVDALLANGIEPMCTLYHWDLPQALQDKGGWENRETVDAFADYAELMFKEFNGKIKKWITINEPWCVSYLSNYIGLHAPGFQNLQVATTVSHHLLLAHGKAVTRLREGGYEGEIGYAPNTEWNEPFSNKQEDIDACNRATGWFIEWFFDPVFKGSYPQFMVEWFEKKGVTVPIQEGDMAIINQEIDFVGINYYTGSVTRYKENEGLLDGEKVDIGYEKTDFDWNIYPEGFYKVLTKINEQYGSVPIYITENGACYNDGVENGRVKDVRRIEYLKQHLTSLQRAIDSGVNIKGYLTWSLLDNFEWAEGYDKRFGIIHVDFHTLERTKKDSYYWYKQTIKNGFFDMYY is encoded by the coding sequence ATGGCAATTATACAATTTCCAAAAGATATGAGATGGGGAGCAGCTACGGCTTCTTACCAAATTGAAGGAGCAGCAAATGAAGATGGAAGAGGCCTTTCCATTTGGGATACTTTTTCCAAAACACCTGGTAAAGTATTAAATGGTGATAACGGTGATGTAGCGTGTGATAGCTATCATCGCTATGAAGAGGATATTGCTTTAATGAAGGAACTAGGTATCGATATTTATCGCTTCTCTATTGCATGGCCACGTATTTTTCCAAACGGTACGGGAGAAATCAATAAAAAAGGAATTCAATTCTATCATGATTTTGTCGATGCCTTACTTGCAAACGGAATCGAACCTATGTGTACACTGTATCACTGGGATCTGCCACAAGCTCTTCAAGATAAAGGTGGCTGGGAAAACCGTGAAACAGTCGATGCGTTTGCTGATTATGCAGAGCTGATGTTTAAAGAGTTTAACGGTAAAATTAAAAAATGGATTACAATTAATGAACCATGGTGTGTGTCGTATCTATCAAACTACATTGGGTTACATGCACCAGGATTTCAAAACTTACAAGTAGCAACAACGGTTTCCCATCACCTCTTGTTAGCGCATGGTAAAGCAGTAACTCGCTTGAGAGAAGGAGGATACGAAGGTGAAATTGGGTATGCTCCTAACACAGAATGGAACGAACCGTTTAGCAACAAGCAAGAAGATATCGACGCTTGTAATCGAGCGACTGGCTGGTTCATTGAGTGGTTCTTCGATCCTGTATTCAAAGGAAGCTATCCACAATTTATGGTCGAATGGTTCGAGAAAAAAGGTGTAACAGTTCCAATTCAAGAAGGCGACATGGCCATCATTAATCAGGAAATTGATTTTGTTGGCATTAACTATTACACAGGAAGTGTTACTAGATATAAAGAGAATGAAGGATTACTAGACGGTGAAAAAGTAGATATTGGCTATGAAAAAACAGACTTTGATTGGAATATCTACCCTGAAGGCTTTTATAAAGTGTTAACAAAAATCAATGAACAATACGGCTCAGTACCAATCTATATTACTGAAAATGGCGCATGTTATAATGATGGCGTTGAAAATGGTAGAGTCAAGGATGTAAGACGTATCGAGTATTTGAAACAGCACTTAACATCATTACAACGTGCAATTGATAGTGGAGTGAATATAAAGGGTTACCTTACTTGGTCTCTATTAGATAACTTTGAATGGGCCGAAGGCTACGATAAACGATTTGGTATCATCCATGTTGATTTCCACACATTAGAAAGAACGAAGAAGGATAGTTACTATTGGTATAAGCAAACAATTAAAAACGGCTTCTTTGATATGTATTATTGA
- the pxpB gene encoding 5-oxoprolinase subunit PxpB — MTKGKWENQTNGKIESLGDSAIVIRFGTKIEYEVHRKVQAVVDYLQHNSFQGFIECIPAYTSVTILYNPLQVWNSATNKERQTKTPSKIVRSIVEDFLMNVREEKRAKHRVVEIPVCYGGECGPDLDYVAKVNHLSKDEVISLHSTTEYLVYMLGFSPGFPFLGGMAEELATPRRHSPRTSIPAGSVGIAGGQTGIYPISTPGGWRLIGQTPLQLFLPENEPPSLLAAGDIVKFYSISYDEFMEYKGGGL, encoded by the coding sequence GTGACAAAGGGTAAGTGGGAAAATCAAACAAATGGAAAGATTGAATCTTTAGGCGATTCTGCCATAGTTATACGGTTTGGAACTAAAATTGAGTATGAAGTACATCGAAAAGTTCAAGCGGTAGTCGATTATTTACAACATAACAGTTTTCAGGGATTCATTGAATGTATCCCAGCTTATACAAGTGTGACCATATTATATAATCCGCTACAAGTGTGGAATAGTGCCACTAATAAGGAAAGGCAAACGAAAACTCCATCTAAGATCGTTCGCTCCATTGTCGAAGATTTCCTCATGAACGTAAGGGAAGAAAAGAGAGCCAAACATCGAGTTGTTGAGATTCCCGTTTGCTATGGTGGTGAGTGTGGGCCGGATTTAGATTATGTTGCTAAAGTCAATCATCTATCAAAGGATGAAGTAATTAGCCTTCATTCTACTACAGAATATCTTGTTTATATGCTTGGCTTCTCCCCCGGATTTCCTTTTTTAGGAGGAATGGCAGAGGAGCTTGCAACTCCTAGACGTCACTCTCCCCGCACATCCATACCAGCCGGTTCTGTTGGAATAGCTGGCGGGCAAACAGGTATCTATCCTATATCTACACCTGGGGGCTGGCGACTTATTGGACAGACGCCACTCCAACTTTTTCTACCTGAAAACGAACCACCAAGCTTGTTAGCGGCTGGGGATATTGTGAAGTTTTATTCCATTTCCTATGACGAATTTATGGAGTACAAGGGGGGAGGTTTATGA